From the genome of Pseudanabaena sp. PCC 7367:
GAATACGAGCATCTGCAGTTGTGAATTGCCAATCTACCGACTTCTGCAAATGATTACGCTCAATGAACCAAGCTGATGTTTCTTGTTCAAGAGTTTCTCGATCTGGGATCCGTCGATCCAGACATTGTCGGGTTAGTGCAGACAGCTCGATTTCGGCAATATTTAGCCAACTTCCATGTTTGGGCGTATGGTGAATTTCTAGCCGTTCGACCAACCGACGCGCAGTGGACGGAGCAAAGGCCTGATAGAGCGAGGCAAGTTTGTGAATGTTCAAATTGTCACATACCAAAATGACAGTCTCGCAATCGGCGTAGTCTTGTTCAAGTAAGCGTTGAATTTCGATCGCCCAATCAACTGAGGTTCTGCGTTCACTCACAACTGCTTTACGCCAACCGGCCAAAGGTTCTGTAAACAAGAAAATATTAGCGGTGCCATTGCGCTCATATTCATAATCTACCAACTCTGGTTGTCCTGATTTAGCCGGCAATGGAATGCGTGTTTGTTTAACCAATTGCACCGGTTTTTCATCCATGCAAATTACCGGATGCTTAGAATCATAGGGTTGGTGATAAATCTCTAGTACATCTTCCATATGAGCAACAAAATCGGCATTTTGCTCAGGTGGAATCACATACTGTTGACGTAGATGTGGTTTCAGTTCGTTTTTTTCAGCACTTGTCGCACGGTCTCGTGACAAATAGCTGGTACAATTTCTAACTCCACCGCTTTATCAGCAAGCAATCGCAATGTCCAGCGAGCATGACCAGCAGGTGGTTCGCTACAACGTAAGGCTATTAGCTTTGCCTCCGACTCTCCATCACATACGTGTGGTCGTGGCGCACTTTGGCGAGGTTTGCGTGCCAAGGCCGACTCTAAACCTCCTTCAATCAATCGTTGACGCAGGTTGGCTACTGTATTGCGATGGCAACTAAAGGTGGCGGCGGCTTCCGCATCTGTCCAGTTCTGGCCATTTATATCGATATTTAACAGAATGTTGGCATGTTTGATTTTATAGGCGGCGGCCTTACCAGTAGACACAAGATTTTGCAGCTCTTCGCGCTCTTCCTTGCTCAAACGGACGATATAGCGTTTAGGCATAATATACTGCTCGGATAACATAGGTATAGTTTATCCATCTTTCCCTTAACTCACAAACCCAAGATTGACAGAACACTAGGGCAAAATAACCAATCAAAACTAATGAGTATTACCAGCTTAGGCATTGCTTTGAAAGTCCCCACACTGGGGGCGAATAATCTTGATCCGGTCACTACTAACTATGTGGCGAATATTATTACGGCGGGTGGCACAATTTCCAGTGCGGCGATCGCTGCTAGTGATCAATTAGTGCGCGGTTTGAAAGCTGATGGCTTGTGGAACTTGCTGCAAGAAGTCTATCCCTTCTGTGGCGATTTTAATGCAGCCCTGGTAAAGCTAAAAACTGTCACTGGCCAGAATGTTTTAACTAATCATAATTTCGTGAGCGGTGATTATATTGAGTCCACCGGATTGACCAGTAATGGTACTACTAAATACTTGGGGACTGACTTCACCCCCAGCATACATAGTGGTGATGATTTTAGTCTTGGTGTTTATTGCCCCGATGCCTCAACAGATTCTAATGCGATCGCCTGTCGTAATTCGATCGCAAGTCGCCGACAGCTTTTAGCCCCTAGAAGCGGAGGATCAACGATCTCCTACTTAGTGGATAGCGATCGGGTCGATTCAGGAACTTTAAGCACCAGCAATGGGGCTTTTGGGTCTTTGATTGGCTCGAAGCTGGGCACTAACCTTGAGGCTTATCAAAATGGAGTCAGCGTTATTTCTGGCGCGGTTGTGGCTAGTCCCACTAAACCCACGGTCGAATACTTTGTGTTTGCACTGAATGATAATGGTGCGGTATCAACCCACAGTGCAACCACCTACAGCTTTGGCTTTATCGGTGATGGGCTTACCGATACTCAGGTGACCAGCCTTCACAATCGCATCTTGGCGTTCCAGCAATCACTAGGCCGAGCCTGATCATTTCATCGTTTCGAGTATTTTGATTGTTTTGAGCAGCTAAATGCCCTAAGCCATAGGCTCTAAACCTGTAGCGATCTTAGGGGCTTAATTACACTAAGACCAAAAAATTTGGGGGCTATTTGTATATATAAGTTAAAATGGTGTAAATTATTAAGTAAATTAGGCTTCATTATTCAAATCAACTTGCCGGAGTTGATTATGTGGTGGAAGAGATAGTTAAAAGTTAGTTCAAGGAGTCTAAGCTGTAAATTACTTGTAATTTAGTAAATATTAGCGATCGGCGCTAGTGATTTTGTCTAGTGGTTTAGACTAGCTCACAAATTTTTTCAATAAAGTATTTTATTTTCGCTTTATTGCAGGATATAAATTGGTCTATTAATCGTCTTAGTTATTAATTAAGTGCCAATAAATACTATTAAACGTCTAGAATCTGATTTTTAAATTTAAATTATCTTTTCTAAAGATTTTACCAGTAACAGTAACTTTTGTATTTTTGGAGGGCAAATTAATAATAAAAGTTTGATTGTTTTTGATTTAGCTGATTAATTATATTTGTTAATTTCAATTTAATTTAATTTATTAGCTTAACTGATAAAGCCAAACACGACGAGGAAGAATGGATAAATGCCTAATTGTAAAGTGTTGGTGTTTGATGGTCATGCCGAGCTAGAAAATCATACTCTCATAATCCATGCGCCAGATATGGATGCAGCGAAGCATTGGACTAGGGATTATGATATGCTGCTTTCCTTTGTGCGTCGCTACCCCCAGGCGACCTGGTTCAAAATTACGATCGCTGGTAAGCCATACTTACCCAAATCTCGGATCGACCACCAACCACAAAAGAATCATCAATCAGAAGAGGGGAAAGATATACCCTCGCAGCTACCAGAGACATCATTTCCCGCTGAACCCCACTAGTTAAAGGTTAACAATGGCGTTTAACAATGGTGATTAGCTCAAGTTTGACTCAGCCGCAATCGGGAACGCAGAAGAACATATAGAAGAATATATATTAGTTGGTTTGGCGCAAGAAGCGAATAAGGGCGGAGTAATAATTAAATATTAGGCATCATTACGATCGCTAGACGGGGTCAATTAGCGCTTGGCAAAAACCGACTGACTATGGCGGAGCCGTCTTATGAACCGATTCGCAATGGGGTTCATATGCCAGAATGAGCAAGAAGGAACAGGAACATAATGAACTATGGCGACTTCTTTGAAGCAAGCGATTACAACTGCGAATCAACATCTCAATAACAAAGCAGAGCAGCAGTTTCAGCAATATTTACAATGCCGCTTCGGTCAATTTGTCTCTATTGCTGCCTTAGCGATCGTGCCATTCCTTCTTTTTGTAGGCATCGCCAATGCCAGCATGTTTCAGGCCGAACCACGTTCCGCCACTCTGCCTGGCGATGATCGCCCTACCAAAGACCTGCCCCTGCCTCAGTTTAAGCCTAGCTTTAATCCCGCTGATGCCAATCCATCTGTGACTGTGATTAATACTTTTCTGGCTACCCTGCTTGGTGGTGGTGGCCTGGTGGCGCTATGGCGGGTTAAAAATGAAACCGATGCCAAAGCCCATGAATTTAGCATCAAATTGCTCACCATGCAAAAGGAGCTATTGGAATCCAATCGCACTGAAGTGGTGCAATATTTTGAGAACCGCACCGCTGGAATTACCGAAGAACTGAGATTAATCCGCGATCGGCTGGTAGTTCTAGAACATGAAGTTTCGCAGTTGCTCAAATAAGCCCCATCTCACAAACTCCAACTGGTTAAAAAACGAGTCGATCGCACTGTGCCTTTGACCAGTTCTGCCCCTGGTTCCTGAACACAGATCGCAAAAGTTGAAGCCAATTCCGTCTTGAGTAATAAAATCGCCGTATTGTGTCTCTGCAAACTCAGCCGACCTACGATCGCCAAAACCAAATCAGGATTATCATTGATTTCTAGCAAACTAAAGGTACGCTCAGCGTAGATCAATCCTGGTAAGGGCTCGCTCATTTCTTTGATCCGAATATCTTCCAGTTGATATTGCTGTGGTGAAATCAAAAATAGGGTTGAACAGGGTGGCTCTTGGGTGGCTAGTTTGATTACAGCCTGCTGGCGTTTGGCCAATTGTTGGCGCTGGGAATGGTATAACTGTGCCTTGGGTTCGTAGAGCCAGACTAAATAGCAATTGGCCGCGATCGTCACCACGAATCGATCGCCCCGATAGCTCAGCCGCAAAATAAACTTCAGTAGCCGATCGCCTTTGGGCATCATCCGAAAATAGCTGTAGAAATCATTACCCACCGCGATTGCCGCCATTGGTAAATCAATATCTTCGACCTTAATGTGGCAGGGAAGATATTGCTGGCGGGAAGTTAACACCAGAAATGGGGTCGGGTCAATACCTGACATCTACAACCTGCATCGATTTACTTAAGATTCACTTAGGGCTAGCAGTAAAATTTGGGAGCCTGATTCCGTCCTACTATAGCAATGAAACGATCCAGAAATAAAGAGGATTACAGGATCATTTTATAGCTATTTACAGTTTATTTAGCCAGCCCTCAAATTTGCCGATCGCGCCTTGGTTGATCCAGCAATCGGCTCACCGACTTCACCTTCAAACCGCCATCATATTGCCAGAAATGATCAGCGATCGGCTCAGCTTCATCATACTCATCTCCATGATCAGCAAAAAGCA
Proteins encoded in this window:
- a CDS encoding IS630 family transposase (programmed frameshift), whose amino-acid sequence is MPKRYIVRLSKEEREELQNLVSTGKAAAYKIKHANILLNIDINGQNWTDAEAAATFSCHRNTVANLRQRLIEGGLESALARKPRQSAPRPHVCDGESEAKLIALRCSEPPAGHARWTLRLLADKAVELEIVPAICHETVRQVLKKNELKPHLRQQYVIPPEQNADFVAHMEDVLEIYHQPYDSKHPVICMDEKPVQLVKQTRIPLPAKSGQPELVDYEYERNGTANIFLFTEPLAGWRKAVVSERRTSVDWAIEIQRLLEQDYADCETVILVCDNLNIHKLASLYQAFAPSTARRLVERLEIHHTPKHGSWLNIAEIELSALTRQCLDRRIPDRETLEQETSAWFIERNHLQKSVDWQFTTADARIRLKRLYPQIES